The following are encoded together in the Sphingomonas insulae genome:
- a CDS encoding cysteine desulfurase family protein has protein sequence MIYLDYQATTPLAPEALAAMLPWFETQHANPHSAHRPGRAARAAVEVAREQVAALLPPGGRVIFTSGATEALNWAIKGAAGSIVTLATEHAAVLDTVRQVSTTGRSVTILPVDAQGQADVQQVTAAACPGTGLVAAMLVNNEIGVIQPIAALAKAAHDAGALFLCDAVQGFGRVDIPGGVDLVALSAHKIHGPKGIGALWIRDGVTLQPLLHGGDQEGGRSGTLSPALCAGFGVAARLMAERRDADATHVARLWAMAVETLAGWDVNGGVDERYRGNLNVRRDGLDVARLMSECRDIAFSAGSACASGSGRSSHVLRGIGLAEAQARASIRLGYGRYTTEAELRDGLAAIVAAADRQRL, from the coding sequence ATGATCTACCTCGATTACCAGGCGACGACGCCGCTCGCGCCCGAGGCGCTGGCGGCGATGCTGCCGTGGTTCGAGACCCAGCATGCCAATCCGCATTCCGCACATCGGCCGGGGCGGGCGGCACGGGCGGCGGTGGAGGTGGCGCGCGAGCAGGTCGCCGCACTGTTACCGCCGGGTGGCCGCGTGATCTTCACCAGCGGCGCGACCGAAGCGTTGAACTGGGCGATCAAGGGGGCGGCCGGATCAATCGTCACGCTGGCGACGGAACATGCGGCGGTGCTCGACACGGTGCGACAGGTCTCCACGACCGGGCGCAGCGTCACCATCCTGCCGGTCGATGCGCAAGGCCAGGCCGACGTGCAGCAAGTGACGGCCGCGGCGTGTCCCGGTACCGGACTGGTCGCGGCGATGCTGGTAAACAACGAGATCGGCGTCATCCAGCCGATCGCGGCACTGGCGAAAGCCGCCCATGACGCCGGCGCGCTGTTCCTGTGCGATGCCGTGCAGGGGTTCGGACGGGTCGATATTCCCGGCGGCGTCGATCTGGTCGCGCTGTCCGCGCACAAGATCCATGGGCCGAAGGGGATCGGGGCCTTGTGGATACGCGACGGCGTGACGCTCCAGCCGCTGCTGCATGGCGGCGATCAGGAGGGCGGACGGTCGGGCACGCTGTCGCCGGCCTTGTGCGCCGGCTTCGGCGTGGCCGCGCGGCTGATGGCGGAGCGGCGCGATGCGGATGCCACGCACGTCGCGCGCCTGTGGGCGATGGCGGTGGAGACCCTGGCCGGGTGGGACGTGAATGGCGGCGTGGACGAGCGTTACCGCGGCAATCTCAACGTGCGTCGCGACGGGCTGGATGTCGCGCGGCTGATGTCCGAGTGCCGCGACATCGCCTTTTCGGCCGGGTCGGCATGCGCGAGCGGGTCGGGTCGGTCGAGCCATGTGCTGCGCGGAATCGGACTTGCCGAGGCGCAGGCCCGCGCCAGCATTCGCCTGGGGTACGGGCGCTACACGACGGAGGCTGAATTGCGCGACGGGCTGGCGGCGATCGTCGCGGCGGCGGATCGGCAGCGTCTATGA
- a CDS encoding 2Fe-2S iron-sulfur cluster-binding protein, with amino-acid sequence MIRVQFVGTDGAVREAAGDEGARLLDVAQADGQPLEGTCDGDMACATCHVVIAAEDFARLPPAREEEEDLLDLVAAATRTSRLACQVRLTAALDGLTVRIPD; translated from the coding sequence ATGATCCGGGTGCAGTTCGTCGGGACGGACGGCGCCGTGCGCGAGGCGGCGGGGGACGAGGGCGCGCGGCTGCTGGACGTGGCGCAGGCGGACGGCCAGCCGCTGGAGGGGACATGCGACGGTGACATGGCCTGCGCGACCTGCCACGTGGTGATCGCGGCGGAGGATTTCGCCCGCCTGCCGCCGGCGCGGGAGGAAGAGGAGGACCTGCTCGACCTGGTGGCTGCCGCGACGCGCACCAGCCGACTTGCCTGCCAGGTGCGGCTGACCGCGGCGCTGGACGGGCTGACGGTGCGCATTCCCGACTGA
- a CDS encoding 2OG-Fe(II) oxygenase, whose amino-acid sequence MFSRRKAPATSTLRQQIGARVAARLDADPAVVRAEVTGAQVYYRLDFLDAAQCDTLIAMIDANRRPSSLLSDRNDPGFRTSDSCDMNRYAPEVQPIDEAIAALLGMAPDYGETLQGQRYAPGQHFRAHHDYFHDTESYWQQMQASGGQRTWTTMIYLNDVADGGATWFPQAGFKVAPRRGLLLAWNNMNPDGSPNELTLHEGTAVVEGTKYIVTKWFRERSWLKR is encoded by the coding sequence ATGTTCTCCCGCAGGAAAGCGCCCGCCACCTCCACGCTTCGGCAGCAGATCGGCGCACGCGTCGCGGCCCGGCTCGATGCCGATCCCGCCGTCGTCCGGGCGGAGGTGACCGGGGCACAGGTCTATTACCGCCTCGACTTCCTCGATGCGGCGCAATGCGACACGCTGATCGCGATGATCGACGCGAACCGCCGGCCGTCCTCGCTGCTCTCCGACCGCAACGATCCCGGTTTTCGTACCAGCGACAGCTGCGACATGAACCGCTACGCGCCCGAAGTGCAGCCGATCGACGAGGCGATCGCCGCCCTGCTCGGCATGGCGCCCGACTATGGCGAGACGTTGCAGGGCCAGCGCTATGCCCCCGGCCAGCATTTTCGGGCGCATCACGATTATTTCCACGATACCGAAAGCTATTGGCAGCAGATGCAGGCGTCGGGCGGGCAGCGCACCTGGACGACGATGATCTACCTCAACGACGTCGCTGACGGCGGCGCGACCTGGTTCCCGCAGGCCGGCTTCAAGGTCGCGCCACGCCGCGGATTGCTGCTCGCCTGGAACAACATGAACCCTGACGGCAGCCCCAACGAACTGACGCTGCACGAAGGCACGGCGGTGGTCGAAGGGACGAAGTACATCGTCACCAAATGGTTTCGCGAGCGCTCCTGGCTCAAGCGATAA